In Shewanella glacialimarina, the genomic stretch AAGTGCATTAGTGACATGGGATAAAGCGACTAATTTAGGCAGTTGAGTTAATAAATCATCGTAAGCGGTAAGATCGATTCGGCCATTGCTATCTAATGGAATAGGGATAACCTTTGCACCAGTTCGCTGGGCTAATGCTTGCCAAGGCACTATGTTGGCATGATGCGCAGCGCCATCAACTAAAATCACATCACCTTGTTGAAACTGTTCGGTGAGTCCGTGGGCGACCATGTTGATTGATTCTGTCGTGCCATGGGTAAAGATGATTTGTTGACTGGTGGCCGCATGAATAAAGTGCTGCACTTGCATGCGCACGTTTTCATATTTTTGGGTGGCTCTGGCCGCTAATTGATGCGCAGCGCGGTGCACGTTGGCATTATTTTGCACATAGTACTCATTCATCGCATCAAGCACACATTGCGGTTTTTGACTGGTTGCAGCGGTATCTAAATAGCAAAGCGGATTATCGCCTAGCTGCATATCTAGGATCGGAAACTGGCTACGTATGGCTTGATGATCAAATTGGCTGTCGGTCATTCACTTAACACTCATAAAAAAGGCATCAAGATCTTCAATGATATTGATGCCTATTGCAAGGTTAACCTGAATCTAAACCTAAACCTAAACCTAAATTATGGCTTAACACTTAGTCATAGTTTAAGGACAAGGAAAACGGTAAAGCGCAGTTAATTCATTTAATCGACTATGTAGTTCATCAGACAATATGACTTTATGGCTGTCGATATTCTCTTTGAGTTGATGCAAGCTAGTCGCGCCTATGATGTTGGAGGCGACAAACTGGCGAGAATTAACAAAAGCCAAAGCCATTTGAGCAGGACTTAAGCCAAACTCTCGGGCTAGATCAACATAAGCCTGGGTTGCCTGTAAAGCCATTGGTGTGCTGTTATAGCGCGCAAAACGTTTGTGTATCGTTAACCTGGCGCCTGCTGGCCATTGGTCATTTTCATACTTACCGGTTAACGCGCCAAAGGCTAACGGAGAGTAGGGCAATAACGGCACGTTTTCACGTAAGCTTATTTCTGACATGCCAACTTCAAAGCTGCGATTGAGCAAGTTATACGGGTTTTGAATGCTCACAATACGGGGTAAATCGTGCTTTTCGGCTAAGCGCAGATACTGCATAAAGCCCCAGGGGGTTTCATTTGAAATGCCGATATAGCGCACTTTTCCTTGTTTTACCACTTCGGCTAGGGCTTCAAGGGTTTCTAAAATTGGGGTGTAACGCTCATCCTCATCATGGGTATAAATCATTTCACCGAAGAAGTTGGTATTTCGGTCTGGCCAGTGGACTTGGTATAAATCTATGGTGTCGATTTGTAAACGTGACAAGGAGTCATCAACCGCTTGGTGAATGTTACGCCAATCTAGTGCCATTTTAGGCCGAATATAATCACCTTTTAGCCCAGGTGCAGCGACTTTTGTGGCAATTACTAATTCATCACGATTACCTTGGGCCTTTAAATAGCGGCCCAGTATTCGTTCGGTTTCACCTTGTGTTTCTGCCGTTGGCGGTACGGGATACATTTCCGCAGTATCAATAAAATTGATCCCTTGGCCAATGGCATAATCTAATTGTTCGAATGCTTCAGACTGATTATTCTGCTCACCCCATGTCATGGTACCTAAACAGATATTACTTACTTCTAGGCTTGAATGCCCAAGACGTCGATATTCCATATCATCCTCCTGATGGAAACCCTATACTTTAAGCTATCAAGCTTTGGGCAGATTGCAAAGGTTATTGAATCATCAGTAAATGTATTGCTTAAAAAACCAGCGCAATCTTTAATGTTTTCATTATTTGGGATTATTTAGGGGAATGAAAAGGTTAAAAATCGACATTAACACAATGATCAATAAAGGCTAATCAAGAGTCGCTAGCCATTTTTAAGCCAGCGACAGCTTGATTAACCATGGTATACGATGTTAAAGATTTCTCAGCATAGCAATTTCACAGGCATCGTGGCCGGTTTCACCAAGGTGCTTACAAGTCTCAAATCCGAGCTTTTGGTATAACGCTCAGGCTTCAACTAATACCGCAGTGGTTTCTAAATAGACCTTGTTAAAGCCTTGTTCTTTAGCAAATTCAAACGCTAAATGAGATATTTTTTTGGCTAATCCTTTACCGCGTACTTGCGGTAAAAAGTACATTTTTTGCAGTTCACAAATATCACTGTATCCCGCTAATGGGGCAATGCCAGCGCCACCAATGATGTGGCCATCTAACTCGATAACCCAATACTGGCTGCGTGCAGTACTGTAAACCAGACTTAGGGTGTCTAAGGTTTTGTCAGCAACACTGAAGCCTTTATCGGGTGTTAGCCCATATTCAGCAGACACTTGACGAATAACATCAGCAATAGCGGCATTATCATCTACGGTTAATGGGCGGATAATCGGAACGGTAATAGACATAATAAGTTACTCGGCAAAAAAATCAGGGTTAATAATAGGGGCCATGGCTAAAATAATCGCCTGGGTATAAATACTGCCTCGTGTGGC encodes the following:
- a CDS encoding NADP(H)-dependent aldo-keto reductase; translation: MEYRRLGHSSLEVSNICLGTMTWGEQNNQSEAFEQLDYAIGQGINFIDTAEMYPVPPTAETQGETERILGRYLKAQGNRDELVIATKVAAPGLKGDYIRPKMALDWRNIHQAVDDSLSRLQIDTIDLYQVHWPDRNTNFFGEMIYTHDEDERYTPILETLEALAEVVKQGKVRYIGISNETPWGFMQYLRLAEKHDLPRIVSIQNPYNLLNRSFEVGMSEISLRENVPLLPYSPLAFGALTGKYENDQWPAGARLTIHKRFARYNSTPMALQATQAYVDLAREFGLSPAQMALAFVNSRQFVASNIIGATSLHQLKENIDSHKVILSDELHSRLNELTALYRFPCP
- a CDS encoding GNAT family N-acetyltransferase, whose translation is MSITVPIIRPLTVDDNAAIADVIRQVSAEYGLTPDKGFSVADKTLDTLSLVYSTARSQYWVIELDGHIIGGAGIAPLAGYSDICELQKMYFLPQVRGKGLAKKISHLAFEFAKEQGFNKVYLETTAVLVEA